GAGGAGTGAGACCGACCGGTGGGAATCGGTACCGATGCAACTGCGGGACCTTCGCGGCTGCATCGGAGCCAGTCACGACGGACACGGGTTGGTGAGATCCTCGAGCGGTGATCAGTTTTGGGAGTCGTGCTGAATATCCAGCGCGAATGTGTTACGGACTAAGATTCAATCTGAGACGGTAGTGATCGCTCAGTACTGGGCATACACTTTTCACATCAGTCCACTAACATTCGTAATAACGATGGTCTCCAAGTATCAAGACCAGTCGTCCGTGATTACTGCGTTCGGCATACTCATAGCTACCGTCGCTATTGTGGGAACGCAGTTCTTCGGTTGGGAGTGGGGAGATGGACGACTCATTCCAACGATCATCGGCGTCGTTGTTGCCGGAATTGCTGTCATTGTTGTTGCCAGAAGAGTAGTGGGCTGATCACTCGCGTCTAAACTCTGCTCGTGACTCGAGGCGCGTTTGAGCTGC
This portion of the Natronobeatus ordinarius genome encodes:
- a CDS encoding multidrug transporter codes for the protein MVSKYQDQSSVITAFGILIATVAIVGTQFFGWEWGDGRLIPTIIGVVVAGIAVIVVARRVVG